The proteins below are encoded in one region of Phaseolus vulgaris cultivar G19833 chromosome 1, P. vulgaris v2.0, whole genome shotgun sequence:
- the LOC137813351 gene encoding uncharacterized protein: MGWKAAQKLIRHWKVLRGDNVMIIRGKDKGETGTIKRVIRSQNRVIVEGKNLVKKHIKQGQGHEGGIFSVEAPIHASNVQVIDPVTGKPCKVGVKYLEDGTKVRVSRGIGTSESIIPRPEILKIRTTPRPTVLGPKDTPMDLVLEKTYDAKTGRGMPEL; the protein is encoded by the exons ATGGGTTGGAAAGCAGCTCAAAAACTCATTAGGCACTGGAAAGTTCTCAGAGGGGATAAT GTTATGATAATAAGGGGCAAAGATAAGGGTGAGACTGGGACTATTAAGCGTGTCATTCGCTCTCAGAATCGTGTCATTGTTGAGGGTAAAAATCTG GTGAAGAAGCATATTAAGCAAGGACAAGGTCATGAAGGGGGCATCTTTTCAGTTGAAGCCCCAATCCATGCCTCCAACGTGCAAGTAATTGACCCAGTCACAGG GAAGCCTTGCAAGGTTGGAGTTAAATATCTTGAAGATGGTACTAAAGTCAGAGTATCCAGAGGAATAGGAACATCTGAGTCTATAATCCCTCGTCCTGAGATCTTAAAGATAAGAACTACCCCAAGACCTACTGTCC TTGGTCCTAAAGATACTCCGATGGATCTTGTGCTGGAGAAGACTTACGATGCTAAAACAGGAAGGGGAATGCCCGAGCTTTAA